The following nucleotide sequence is from Halogeometricum sp. S3BR5-2.
CCGCCAACCTTTGTCGGTTTCATCGTGTTCGCTCTCCAAGATGCAAATATACCCGTCGTCGGAGGAATTGGCAGGGATGCTGCCACACTAGGGGCGCTCGTAACTCTGGCAGGACTATTCTTCATCGTGATCGGTATCTTGATCGGCATTGCTGCAAAAGCCGGAGCATTCTTAGCCGCCCATGGTGTTGACGAACAGGTCCAAACTGCGAGATCTAAGATTGTGGGTACAATCAAAGACCGAATCCCTCTGTCCGTTTCTTGGAAAAGCTAGCATCTTCGCCGGATACGAATACTGCTCAGTTTATCTTACCAAACACTTGCCCAGATCTGAGAGTCCATATTTGGTAAGACCCGACGCGACATCCAGCTGTTCAAAATAGGACAGAAATTGACTTTCCGACTTTGTTAATGGAGTCGGAAACTCAAAGTGGCTGGCGAGGGTTCTCGTGGGTAACTGTATATAAACCGATGTCCACCAACACGAATTCGGAAACTCAGCCGAACGAACAGGCCGATGTCTGGCTCACGCCCGACCAGGTCGACGCGATGCGCGATGTAGCGATCGACACCGGGGCCAAGTACCTCCGACAGCGTAACGAGGCCATCATCACGTTGCTCGCGGATACCGGGCTCCGCAACGAGGAGCTCACGCAGCTGACGGTCGAGATGTACCTGCGTGACCAGGGAGAACTCTACCTCCCGAAAGAGATCCAGAAATCGAGTCACAACGGCCGCTCTGATTGGCCACGATCCCACCATCTCGAGCTCGACGTCGACGGAACGCTAGGTACCCAGCGCTCCCTAAACAGTTACCTCGACAATCGATGGAAGGAGAGTCCCTATCTATTCCCGAGTCGCCAGAAAGAGCAGATCACGACCCGGTCAGTCCGGAATCTCGTTAAACGCGCTGCGGTCGAAGCTGATGTGCGTCCCTACAAATACGAGAATGGGGACTTCGGACGCGGTGACCCCCAGGACGTCCATCCTCATGTCCTCCGCCACAGTCTCGCCTACCGGCTCCTGCACGAGCGCGACGACGATAAGTTCGATATCTACTTTGTCCGGAATCGGTTGCGGCACGCCTCCCTCCAGACGACGCTCCGAGAGTACGACCACTTCCGCACAATCTGATAATTTGTGGGACAAATACTATATTTGGCTGAGACGCCACATAGAGGTAATCAACAAATTTATAGTGGGTTAGGCCAAATAAAGAGTTAGATGCCACAGAAGAACTACTACGAGGCGGCGCTGGCCATCGCAGCCATAGAGATGCAGCAGATCACGCCCGCGCTGCAGCTCGAGGAAACGGCTTCCCGCGAACCGAAGCGAGAACAAGAAACCAGCGTCGAGGCGTGTACTACCCGGCGGTTCGTAGATGAACAAATCGCGAGGAAGG
It contains:
- a CDS encoding tyrosine-type recombinase/integrase — encoded protein: MSTNTNSETQPNEQADVWLTPDQVDAMRDVAIDTGAKYLRQRNEAIITLLADTGLRNEELTQLTVEMYLRDQGELYLPKEIQKSSHNGRSDWPRSHHLELDVDGTLGTQRSLNSYLDNRWKESPYLFPSRQKEQITTRSVRNLVKRAAVEADVRPYKYENGDFGRGDPQDVHPHVLRHSLAYRLLHERDDDKFDIYFVRNRLRHASLQTTLREYDHFRTI